One region of Pangasianodon hypophthalmus isolate fPanHyp1 chromosome 15, fPanHyp1.pri, whole genome shotgun sequence genomic DNA includes:
- the zgc:110782 gene encoding glyoxal reductase, producing the protein MQSTVRAVALNSGTQIPLLGLGTYKLHTYGELYKSLSAALDAGYRAFDTAAAYGNEGHLGQVLRELLPKHGLVRSDVFLISKLGPEDHGPRAKEGCLRSLHQLGCEYIDLYLVHWPGVVGLEPTDPLHAKYRSQTWAILEELYDSGKFKAIGVSNYTARHLLELRDSCRVPPAVLQMECHPKLVQRQLRDICKEAGVHFQAYSSLGKGALLEDPEVKDVAESCGRTPAQVLLRWAVQQGISVLPRSSQPQSVQENSRIFDFELSEKEMRRLCALNCETRYCTRDSTSIQ; encoded by the coding sequence ATGCAGTCCACTGTGAGAGCAGTTGCTCTCAACTCTGGAACACAGATTCCTCTCTTGGGTCTGGGCACATACAAGCTGCACACTTATGGAGAGCTGTACAAGTCCCTCAGTGCTGCTCTTGATGCAGGCTATCGTGCCTTTGATACGGCTGCAGCATACGGCAACGAAGGTCATCTAGGGCAAGTCCTCAGGGAACTCCTGCCCAAGCATGGCCTTGTGCGTTCAGACGTATTCCTCATCAGCAAGCTTGGACCAGAAGACCATGGTCCCAGAGCCAAAGAGGGCTGCTTGCGGAGTCTGCATCAACTGGGTTGTGAATACATAGACCTGTATCTGGTGCACTGGCCTGGAGTTGTGGGTTTAGAACCAACAGATCCCCTTCATGCCAAGTATCGCTCGCAGACTTGGGCTATCCTGGAGGAACTCTATGATAGTGGGAAGTTCAAAGCCATAGGGGTCTCGAACTACACTGCGAGACATCTTTTAGAGCTGCGAGACAGCTGCCGTGTGCCTCCAGCAGTGCTGCAGATGGAGTGTCACCCGAAACTTGTACAAAGACAACTCAGGGACATATGCAAAGAGGCAGGCGTTCACTTCCAAGCGTACTCTTCTCTCGGAAAGGGTGCACTCCTGGAGGATCCGGAGGTGAAGGACGTGGCTGAGAGCTGCGGACGAACTCCAGCTCAGGTGTTACTCCGGTGGGCCGTTCAGCAGGGCATCTCTGTTCTGCCTCGCTCATCACAGCCACAAAGCGTTCAAGAAAACAGCAGAATCTTTGACTTTGAGCTGAGTGAAAAAGAAATGCGGAGACTGTGTGCCCTGAACTGTGAAACTAGGTATTGTACGAGAGATTCAACCTCTATTCAATAA